From the Carya illinoinensis cultivar Pawnee chromosome 4, C.illinoinensisPawnee_v1, whole genome shotgun sequence genome, one window contains:
- the LOC122307768 gene encoding probable trehalose-phosphate phosphatase H isoform X1 produces the protein MKKPDVLASDNKSRVNLAITMAMSKPSIFTTATAGGYISISRPTKFLKNLEICGEGRISAWVDSMRACSPTRIRTTPYLADYDQSSWIDHHPSALDKFEQIIDASKGKQIVMFLDYDGTLSPIVDDPDRAFMSDAMRKTVRKLATCFPTAIVSGRCRDKVYSFVRLAELYYAGSHGMDIIGPAKGSKYKEVGSGRGVQFQAASKFLRMIDEVYEQLVEKTKATPGAQVEHNKFCVSVHFRRVEEKKWNELAQQIRSVLKEYPKLRLTQGRKVLEIRPTIKWDKGKALEFLLESLGFADCTNVFPVYIGDDWTDEDAFKILRERGQGFGILVSKFPKETSASYSLQEPDEVMEFLKRLVQWKRPSVLRAQL, from the exons ATGAAGAAACCGGATGTTCTAGCCTCTGATAACAAATCTCGTGTCAACCTGGCAATTACTATGGCCATGTCGAAACCGTCCATTTTCACGACAGCAACGGCCGGCGGATACATTTCCATTTCAAGGCCTACGAAGTTCCTGAAGAACCTTGAGATCTGTGGGGAAGGAAGAATAAGTGCTTGGGTTGACTCGATGAGAGCTTGTTCTCCCACCCGTATCAGAACCACGCCTTATTTGGCCGACTATGACCAGAGTTCCTGGATT GATCACCATCCATCAGCCTTGGACAAGTTTGAGCAAATCATTGATGCCTCAAAGGGAAAGCAGATAGTAATGTTTCTGGACTATGACGGAACACTCTCTCCGATAGTCGATGATCCGGATCGAGCTTTCATGTCTGATGCG ATGAGAAAGACGGTGAGAAAACTTGCGACGTGTTTTCCCACTGCAATTGTGAGTGGGAGGTGCAGAGATAAG GTGTATAGTTTCGTACGGTTAGCAGAGTTGTACTATGCCGGAAGCCATGGCATGGACATTATAGGACCAGCAAAAGGCTCCAAATACAAGGAA GTGGGTAGTGGGCGTGGTGTTCAGTTCCAAGCCGCGAGTAAATTTCTTCGGATGATCGACGag GTTTACGAACAGTTGGTGGAGAAAACTAAAGCAACTCCGGGGGCTCAAGTGGAGCACAACAAGTTCTGTGTCTCTGTTCATTTTCGACGTGTTGAGgaaaag AAATGGAATGAACTGGCCCAACAAATTAGATCAGTACTGAAAGAGTACCCAAAGCTTCGACTTACTCAAGGAAGAAAG GTATTAGAAATCCGTCCTACCATAAAATGGGACAAGGGGAAGGCTCTAGAATTTTTGTTAGAGTCTCTTG GATTTGCCGATTGTACAAATGTGTTTCCGGTTTACATTGGAGACGATTGGACAGATGAAGATGCATTCAAG ATATTAAGAGAGAGAGGACAAGGTTTTGGCATTCTTGTCTCCAAGTTCCCAAAAGAAACGAGTGCATCGTATTCTTTACAAGAACCAGACGAG gttATGGAGTTTCTGAAACGCTTGGTCCAATGGAAACGACCGTCAGTACTACGAGCACAGTTGTAA
- the LOC122307768 gene encoding probable trehalose-phosphate phosphatase H isoform X2, which produces MTRVPGFIVVQKQDHHPSALDKFEQIIDASKGKQIVMFLDYDGTLSPIVDDPDRAFMSDAMRKTVRKLATCFPTAIVSGRCRDKVYSFVRLAELYYAGSHGMDIIGPAKGSKYKEVGSGRGVQFQAASKFLRMIDEVYEQLVEKTKATPGAQVEHNKFCVSVHFRRVEEKKWNELAQQIRSVLKEYPKLRLTQGRKVLEIRPTIKWDKGKALEFLLESLGFADCTNVFPVYIGDDWTDEDAFKILRERGQGFGILVSKFPKETSASYSLQEPDEVMEFLKRLVQWKRPSVLRAQL; this is translated from the exons ATGACCAGAGTTCCTGGATT TATTGTTGTTCAAAAACAGGATCACCATCCATCAGCCTTGGACAAGTTTGAGCAAATCATTGATGCCTCAAAGGGAAAGCAGATAGTAATGTTTCTGGACTATGACGGAACACTCTCTCCGATAGTCGATGATCCGGATCGAGCTTTCATGTCTGATGCG ATGAGAAAGACGGTGAGAAAACTTGCGACGTGTTTTCCCACTGCAATTGTGAGTGGGAGGTGCAGAGATAAG GTGTATAGTTTCGTACGGTTAGCAGAGTTGTACTATGCCGGAAGCCATGGCATGGACATTATAGGACCAGCAAAAGGCTCCAAATACAAGGAA GTGGGTAGTGGGCGTGGTGTTCAGTTCCAAGCCGCGAGTAAATTTCTTCGGATGATCGACGag GTTTACGAACAGTTGGTGGAGAAAACTAAAGCAACTCCGGGGGCTCAAGTGGAGCACAACAAGTTCTGTGTCTCTGTTCATTTTCGACGTGTTGAGgaaaag AAATGGAATGAACTGGCCCAACAAATTAGATCAGTACTGAAAGAGTACCCAAAGCTTCGACTTACTCAAGGAAGAAAG GTATTAGAAATCCGTCCTACCATAAAATGGGACAAGGGGAAGGCTCTAGAATTTTTGTTAGAGTCTCTTG GATTTGCCGATTGTACAAATGTGTTTCCGGTTTACATTGGAGACGATTGGACAGATGAAGATGCATTCAAG ATATTAAGAGAGAGAGGACAAGGTTTTGGCATTCTTGTCTCCAAGTTCCCAAAAGAAACGAGTGCATCGTATTCTTTACAAGAACCAGACGAG gttATGGAGTTTCTGAAACGCTTGGTCCAATGGAAACGACCGTCAGTACTACGAGCACAGTTGTAA